The genomic window cctacagggagagggtaaggacctacagggagagagtaaggacctacagggagagggtaaggacctacagggagagggtaaggacctacagggagagggtaaggacctacagggagagggtaaggacatgGACCTACATGGAGAGGggaaggacctacagggagagggtaaggacctacagggagagggtaaggacctacagggagagggtaaggacctacagggagagggtaaggacctacaggaagagggtaaggacctacagggagagggtaaggacctacagggagagggtaaggacctacagggagagggtaaggacctacagggagagggtaaggacctacagggagagggtaatgacctacagggagagggtaaggacctacaggaagagggtaaggacctacagggagagggtaaggacctacagggagagggtaaggacctacagggagagggtaaggacctacagggagagggtatgGACATGGGTCTACATGTTGAGTTTGTATTGCCATTTCAGATCAACATTTCATCTGTGTTCCAAAGTCATTCAGTAGGTTGTAGAATGTTTTTTTGGGGTTGAGGACAAATGATTAAAGAACAGCCCAACCAACAAATATAGAGAAACATCACAACTTTTCTACATCTAACACTGCTCATAACTGTGGTTCAGAGTTCCagcccctaccctctccccctcgctcctctctgccctcaccctctctgccctctcccctcgctcctctctaccctctccccctcgctcctctctgccctcaccctctctgccctctccccctcgctcctctctgCGCTCCGGCCGCTCTCCAACCCGCTCCAGAGACAGAGGCCGAGGCCGGGTGACCTTCGCTCAGGACTTTTCCAGTAACAACACCTCTGATGTGTCAACACCTGACCCTCAGAACCTCCAGCCCAACCTCCAGCCTAACCTCCAGCCTAACCTCCAGCCCAACCTCCAGCTCAACCTCCAGCCTAACCTTCAGCCCAACCTCCAGCCCAACCTTCAGCCCAACCTCCAGCCTAACCTTCAGCCCAACCTTCAGCCCAACCTCCAGCTCAACCTCCAGCCCAACCTCCAGCCCAACCTCCAGCCCAACCTCCAGCCCAACCTCCAGCCCAACCTCCAGCCCAACCTTCAGCCCAACCTCCAGCCCAACCTCCAGCCTAACCTCCAGCTCAACCTCCAGCCCAACCTTCAGCCCAACCTCCATCCCAACCTCCAGCCCAACCTCCAGCTCAACCTCCAGCCCAACCTTCAGCCCAACCTCCAGCCCAATCTCCAGCCTAACCTCCAGCCCAACCTTCAGCCCAACCTCCAGCCTAACCTCCAGCCCAACCAGTCCCTGGCTCCACCACCTCCCAGAGATACAGACTTGGAGTAGtaccaatagtagtagtagcagtagcattgtggtagtagtggtagtagtgtagtagtagtagtagtactattagtaatagtagtagtggtagtagtagtagtagtactattagcaatagtagtagtggtagtagtaccaataatagtagtagtagtagtagtagtagtaccaatagtagtagtagtaccaatactagtagtagcagtagcattgtggtagtagtggtagtagtagtagtagtagtagtagtagtagtagtagtagtagtactattagtaatagtagtagtggtagtagtagtagtagtactattagtaatagtagtagtggtagtagtattagtagtagtagtagtagtggtagtagtagtagtagtagtagtagtagtggtagtagtagtcttagtagtagtagtagtggtagtagtagtagtagtagtagtagtagtagtagtactattagtaatagtagtagtagtagtagtagtagtagtagtagtagtagtagtagtagtagtagtagtagtagtagtagtagtggtagtagtagtcttagtagtagtagtagtggtagtagtagtagtgtagtagtagtagtagtagtaccagtagaagTAGTCGTAGTAgaagtagtaacagcagtagtagtagtagtagtatagtagtagtagtggtggtggttgtaccaatagtagtagtagtagtagtagtagtagtagtatatcagcaatagtagtagtaacagcagtagtagtatagtagtagtagtagtagtagtatagtagtagtagtatagtagtagtagtagtagtagtagtagtggtagtagtagtagtcttagtagtagtatagtagtagtagtagcagtagcattgtggtagtagtagtggtagtgtagtagtagtagtagtagtagtagtagtaccaataatagtagtagtagtagtagtagtaccaataatagtagtagtagtagtagtagtagtagtagtaccaatagtagtagtagtaccaatagtagtagtagcagtagcattgtggtagtagtggtagtagtgtagtagtagtagtagtagtagtagtagtagtagtagtagtagtagtactattagtaatagtagtagtggtagtagtagtagtagtactattagtaatagtagtagtggtagtagtaccaataatagtagtagtagtagtagtagtagtagtagtagtaccaatagtagtagtagtaccaatactagtagtagcagtagcattgtggtagtagtggtagtaatataataatataataatatatgccatttagcagacgcttttatccaaagcgacttacagtcatgtgtgcatacattctacgtatgggtggtcccggggattgaacccactaccctggtgttacaagcgccatgctctaccaactgagctacacaggaccgtagtagtagtagtagtagtagtattagtaatagtagtagtggtagtagtagtagtagtactattagtaatagtagtagtggtagtagtagtagtagtagtagtagtagtagtagtggtagtagtagtcttagtagtagtagtagtggtagtagtagtagtgtagtagtagtagtagtagtagtactattagtaatagtagtagtggtagtagtagtagtagtagtagtagtggtagtagtagtcttagtagtagtagtagtggtagtagtagtagtgtagtagtagtagtagtaccagtagaagTAGTCGTAGTAgaagtagtaacagcagtagtagtagtagtagtatagtagtagtagtggtggtggtagtaccaatagtagtagtagtagtagtagtagtagtacatcagtaatagtagtagtaacagcagtagtagtatagtagtagtagtagtagtagtatagtagtagtagtatagtagtagtagtagtagtagtagtggtagtagtagtagtcttagtagtagtatagtagtagtagtagtagtaccaatagtagtaatagtcttagtagtagtagtagtaccaatagtagtagtagtagtcttagtagtagtagtagtagtagtagtagtagtgtagtagtagtagtatagtactaaTAGTAGTTGtcttagtagtagcagtggtagtagtagtagtagtagtagtagtagtagtagtagtgttagtggtagtagtagtagtcttagtagtagtatagtagtagtagtagtagtaccaatagtagtagtagtcttagtagtagtatagtagtagtagtagtaccaatagtagtagtagtagtcttagtagtagtagtagtagtagtagtagtagtgtagtagtagtagtatagtactaaTAGTAGTTGtcttaatagtagtggtagtagtagtagtagtagtagtagtagtagtagtagtagtagtagtgtagtagtagtgtagtagtagtagtagtagtagtagtagtagtagtagtagtagtagtgtagtagtagtattatagtactaATAGTAGTTGtcttaatagtagtggtagtagtagtagtagtagtagtagtgtagtagtagtgtagtagtagtagtagtataatactaatagtagttgtcttaatagtagtagtagtagtagtagtagtagtagtagtagtagtagtagtagtgtagtagtagtgtagtagtagtagtagtagtagtagtagtataatactaatagtagttgtcttaatagtagtagtagtagtagtagtagtagtagtagtagtagtagtagtagtagtagtagtgtagtagtagtagtagtataatactaatagtagttgtcttaatagtagtagtagtagtagtagtagtagtagtgtagtagtagtagtagtagtagtagtagtagtataatactaatagtagttgtcttagtagtagtggtagtagtggtagtcgtTGTCAtcgtcatagtagtagtagtagtagtagtagtatagtagtagaagtagtatagtagtatagtagtagcagtatagtagtagtagtatagtagtagtagtagtctagtagtggtagtagtactatagtagtagtagtagtagtagtcttagcagtagtagtgtagtagtagtagtgtagtgctAATAGTAGTAGccttagtagtagtagcagtagcagtggtagtatagtagtagtagtagtagtagtagtggtagcagtggtagtatagtagtagtagtagtagtcttagtagtagtgtagtattattatttattaacctttatttaaccaggcaagtcagttaagaacaaattcttattttcaatgacagcctaggaacagtgggttaactgcctgttcaggggcagaacgacagatttgtaccttgtcagctcgggggtttgaactcgcaaccttccggttactagtccaacgctctaaccactaggctacgctgccgtagTGTAGtattagtaacagtagtagtaacagaagtagtagtagtagtggtggttgtagttaCTATCTCGTGATGTCATTTTCCTTGTAAAATCTCATTCCCTAATTGATGCTCATGTTTCATTTTAGCCACTAGAGGGCAGACTTGTACAAGGAAACTAAATACCCACGTTAGAGAACTGTACAGACCAGGGACAATGGTCGTAGTGGCACCCTGTACTGTCTTCATTCCCTATGAGTTCTGGACAAAGGtgtgtagtgcactatctagggaacaCAGTGACATTTAGAACACCAGTCTGTCTCTCATCTACAGACCAGGCTACTTCTCTAAGAGATGGGTGTGTTGTCTCCTCCCTACTCCAGACCTGTATGTAGCCACTCACCGATCAGACGATTCCACTGTCCTCCGGCGGTTCTCTGAAGGGGCCAGTCGGTGCCAGAGTCCAGCCCCACGGAGTGTCTCTGTGGATAGGCTGCTGGATCACCAGAGCCCCAGGCTTCAGCAGGCCTCCAGGATACAACATGGAGGATCTCCCCAGAGACAGAGCATGGAGCAGGGCTGTCTGGttgctctaactccccctggtCAGGTAGACTACACTGGGCAGACTGCCGggtcctgtctctactctccctctggtCAGGTAGACTACACTGGGCAGACTGCCGggtcctgtctctactctccctctggtCAGGTAGACTACACTGTGCAGACTGCCGGGtcctgtctctactgtccctctgGTCCAGTAGACTACACTGGGCAGACTGCCCGGTCCGGTCTCTACTCcggtctctactctccctctggtCCGGTAGACTACACTGGTCAGACTGCCCggtcctgtctctactctccctctggtCCAGTAGACTACACTGGGCAGACTGCCGggtcctgtctctactctccctctggtCCGGTAGACTACACTGGGCAGACTGCCCGGTCTGGTCTCTACTCTCTGGTCCGGTAGACTACACTGGGCAGACTGCCCGGTCCGGTCTCTACTCaggtctctactctccctctggtCCGGTAGACTACACTGGGCAGACTGCCCGGTCCGGTCTCTACTCCAGTCTTTACAGCCCACCTCCCCCAGGGTCAGACCTGCAGACAGACACCAGATTCAACTCCATCAACACAACACAGGTCAACACGTACATGTATATTGTAGATTCTAGTTTGATTTAGTTTGATTCTAATTTGATTCTAGTTTGATTCTAGTTTGATTTAGTTTGATTCTAGTTTGATTTAGTTTGATTCTAGTTGGATTCTAGTTGGATTTAGTTTGATTCTAGTTTGATTCTAGTTTGATTCTAGTTTGATTTAGTTTGATTTAGTTTGATTTAGTTTGATTCTAGTTTGATTTAGTTTGATTCTAGTTTGATTCTAGTTTGATTCTAGTTGGATTTAGTTTGATTCTAGTTTGATTCTAGTTTGATTCTAGTTTGATTTAGTTTGATTTAGTTTGATTCTAGTTTGATTCTAGTTTGATTCTAGTTTGATTTAGTTTGATTCTAGTTTGATTTAGTTTGATTCTAGTTTGATTTAGTTTGATTCTAGTTTGATTCTAGTTTTATTTAGTTTGATTCTAGTTTGATTTAGTTTGATTCTAGTTTGATTCTAGTTTTATTTAGTTTGATTCTAGTTTGATTCTAGTTTGATTTAGTTTGATCTGCTTCAGTCCGGAGACAACAGGACTAAGTTAGTCAACACACGCTCCAAACCCCGAACAATTTATAGCGGATAGAAAACACGCGCCAACTTAATCCAGAACGCTCCTGGAAAAAAAACCCCATCTAATCTCGAATGAgcacttcctggttaaataaaaggttaaataaattaaacaacaaaaatgactgatatttatttatttaaatattaacacacacatcataagtagcctacagtgtgaATACAGAAGTGTCGTCACAGATCAATGTTGTGGGGTCACAGATCAATGTTGTGGGGTCACAGATCAACGTTGTGGGGTCACAGATCAACGTTGTGGGGTCACAGATCAACGTTGTGGGGTCACAGATCAACGTTGTGGGGTCACAGATCAATGTTGTGGGGTCACAGATCAATGTTGTGGTGTCACAGATCAATGTGACCAGTCGACAGCTGTTATTGATGCAGCTGTCTGCATCAATAACACTAGAATAGCAACGACCCAATTATTCCATGATACAGAGTCATTCCATGGCACCTTTGATGTAGCATGAGGTTTTACACACCTTGATGCTAATGGCAGAAAGCTGTGGTCTGTGGCCAGACATGAGGTTTTACACACCTtgatgctaatgacaggaggctgtggtccttaatgctaatgacaggaggctgtgatccttaatgctaatgacaggaggctgtggtccttaatgctaatgacaggaggctgtggtccttaatgctaattacaggaggctgtggtccttaatgctaatgacaggaggctgtggtccttaatgctaatgacaggaggctgtggtccttaatgctaatgacaggaggctgtggtccttaatgctaatgacaggaggctgtggtccttaatgctaatgacaggaggctgtggtccttaatgctaatgacaggaggctgtggtccttaatgctaatgacaggaggctgtggtccttaatgctgaTGACAGGAGgatgtggtccttaatgctaatgacaggaggctgtggtccttaatgctaatgacaggaggctgtggtccttaatgctaatgacaggaggctgtggtccttaatgctaatgccaggaggctgtggtccttaatgctaatgacaggaggctgtggtccttaatgctaatgacaggaggctgtggtccttaatactaatgacaggaggctgtggtccttaatgctaatgacaggaggctgtggtccttaatactaatgacaggaggctgtggtccttaatactaatgacaggaggctgtggtccttaatgctaatgacaggaggctgtggtccttaatgctaatgacaggaggctgtggtccttaatgctaatgacaggatgctgtggtccttaatgctaatgacaggaggctgtggtccttaatactaatgacaggaggctgtggtccttaatgctaatgacaggaggctgtggtccttaatgctaatgacaggaggctgtggtccttaatgctaatgacaggaggctgtggtccttaatgctaatgacaggaggctgtggttcttaatgctaatgacaggaggctgtggtccttaatgctaatgacaggaggctgtggtccttaatgctaatgacaggaggctgtggtccttaatgctaatgccaggaggctgtggtccttaatgctaatgacaggatgctgtggtccttaatgctaatgacaggaggctgtggtccttaatgctaatgacaggaggctgtggtccttaatgctaatgacaggaggctgtggtccttaatgctaatgacaggaggctatGGTCTGTGGTCCGACATGTAAAGTCTACGTGTGTTTCACAGTATTTATCACATCCCAAGCCAACCCCCTCTGGGGAGTAATCTCCCACAAACGCTATGAAGTCTTACtgccttgggggggggggacgacgacATTCATTTGAGAAGCTCATTTCATTGAGGgatgtgcggggggggggggggtaagacaACACTGGCTTTTGAGATCTCTCTTATCTGTTCAGAACCAAGAAGAGTAATTATCTGTGAAAATATTTGGTGGGTTACTGTGTGATTGGCAGGGACATTGAACTTGGCGGTACTGAGGGTGAGGATCTGTTACTTAAAGGGTTCTGGAAGGAGGGTTGAGTccaaattggcaccctattccctatatagtgtgcactacttttcaccagggtcctatggggttaatgcactataaatggaatagggtgccatttgggagggagCATCAGTAATGTGAGAGGAGTGGGAACACCATCTCAATGCACTGTCTCTcacagcacagtagagcacaCAGACACTTTGGGGCTAATCTCAATGCACTGCCTCTCACAACACAGCAGAGCACACAGACACTTTGGGGCTAATCTCAATGCACTGCCTCTCACAACACAGTAGAGCACACAGACACTTTGGGGCTAATCTCAATGCACTGCCTCACAACACAGTAGAGCACACAGACACTTTGGGGCTAATCTCAATGCACTGCCTCTCACAACACAGTAGAGCACACAGATACTTTGGGGCTAATCTCAATGCACTGCCTCTCACAACACAGCAGAGCACACAGACACTTTTGGGCCAAGTGCTCGGTCGAGGTCTAAGAGACCAAATATAATGTAGAAAGATCACTTTTAAGTGAGGTGAGATTACAGTGTTAGAAACATTTACCTGATCTTATTGTTCTAGAAACAAGGATATCATGACACCATTTTTTTTGGACAAACTTCTGTTTTCACTCGAATGATAAGGCCTTTCTTTAATCATTGTATTTTCCAGAGCTCCAGACTAGGGCTTAGTGACCACCTCTCTGTGCCCAGGACTCCATCACCTCAGCCTGGGGTGGCAGAGCTCTCCTCCTCCTGAGAGGACTCCTGAACCTGGTGGATCAGCACTGGGCTGGCACACGCTCCCTCCACCTTAACCCCAGCTTCCTGGGTACACAATCAGTCACTACGCTACATCCCAAATAGTACCCTGTTCCATATGTACTGCACTTACTACTGACCACGGAGATGCATTTATGTGTCGTCATCATCACTCACACAAACAGATGTTTTAGACCTGGGTTTTTAACCAttctagatatatatatacagtggggagaaaattacagacctctacatgctttgtaagtaggaaaacctgcaaaaccggcagtgtatcaaatacttgttctctccactgtttatacattcctcctttggccgcctctccttccagttctctgctgccaatgactgggaacgaactacaaaaatctctgaaactggaaacactcatctccctcactagctttaagcaccagctgtcagagcagctcacagattactgcacctgtacatagcccacctataatttagcccaaacaactacctcttcccctactgtatttatttattttgctcctttgcaccccattatttctatctctactttgcacattcttccactgcaaatctaccattccagtgttttacttgctatattgtatttactttgccaccgtggctttttttgcctttacctcccttatctcacctcatttgctcacattgtaaaAATACTTattattctactgtattattgactgtatgtttgttctcaacttgcctacttggtgaaataaaggtgaaataaaagtaTATATATAACCATTCTAGATGTAACCATTCTAACATATTTTCCTCAGACTAATACATTAGCTAGTCCTTTGCTTGCCATTGTAACGATAACAAGAAACTTCCTAGATACCGTTCTCACACCGTGTACCTTCctgtcttctgtctcctctccaggccAGGCCTACGACCTGCTCTCTGCCCTGGGATCACCTCCTGCTACTTCctgtctgacagagacagaagaaaagagagaaggacagaacagaggaggacaaGAACAGAGTGAGAGTCATGTTGATGTGACTCCACAGTGCAGTGAGATAGCTCTCCTGAAGAGGAAGCTGTCCTTCACACAACAGCAgttggttagtacctcaacagctggttagtacctcaacagcagctggttagtacctcaacagctggttagtacctcaacagcagctggttagtacctcaacagcagctggttagtacctcaacagcagctggttagtacctcaacaacagctggttagtaccccaacagcagctggttagtacctcaacagcagctggttagtacctca from Oncorhynchus gorbuscha isolate QuinsamMale2020 ecotype Even-year unplaced genomic scaffold, OgorEven_v1.0 Un_scaffold_2753, whole genome shotgun sequence includes these protein-coding regions:
- the LOC124026538 gene encoding uncharacterized protein LOC124026538, translated to MVVVAPYLYVATHRSDDSTVLRRFSEGASRCQSPAPRSVSVDRLLDHQSPRLQQASRIQHGGSPQRQSMEQGCLVALTPPDYTGQTARSGLYSSLYSPPPPGSDLQTDTRFNSINTTQVNTIYITILDVTILTYFPQTNTLASPLLAIVTITRNFLDTVLTPCTFLSSVSSPGQAYDLLSALGSPPATSCLTETEEKREGQNRGGQEQSESHVDVTPQCSEIALLKRKLSFTQQQLESLKKRLVEALKENYNLRLTSLKQDSSTTAEANCGRHWDRCLQRQVLALREQETHLRQLEQTIVLLQGNHRSLVSNNNSLLGHLNEHITEQTESRVQRIQPAD